A genomic window from Streptomyces sp. 846.5 includes:
- a CDS encoding HSP90 family protein, which yields MSTTEPDHTFQVDLRGLVDLLSHHLYSSPRVYLRELLQNAVDAITARRLLDPSAPGRITIRTGVDGGVTVEDSGVGLTEADVHTFLATIGRSSKRGADGNLDLSAARSDFIGQFGIGLLACFVVADEITVVSRSAREPGAPAVEWRGRSDGTYSLRRLPSGAVAQPGTTVTLAPRADGSEWLEPGRVLQLARHFGSLLRHEVDVVDRHGDVVRVNDTPPVWERPYGSPFARREALAAYGRTVFDFTPLDTIDLDIPLVGLKGVAFVLPTPAHPTKRSGNRVHLKGMLLSDQATELVPDWAFFVSCVVDTTGLRPTASREALYEDETLAAVRDAIGERIRQWLTGLAASDLALLRRFLDVHHLAVKALARYDDQLLALLLPWLPFETTDGTVSLDEFSRAHPVVLVTQTVEEFRQVAPIAAAAGLGVVNGGYTYDRELVHQLPQVRPGVSVADLDPETVTAHLDSVDPAAELAAAAFLARARAVADRFDTDVALRSFQPVGVPAMLVDNREARHERRRSELSSGADELWAGILGSLSSSAPRAQLILNHLNPLIRRLAELAGTVDPQLSETAIEALYGQALLLSRRPLRPTDHALLNRSFLGLLEFATQAAGTSPGTTGTGTTTGEAR from the coding sequence GTGAGCACCACCGAGCCGGACCACACGTTCCAGGTCGACCTCCGCGGCCTCGTCGACCTGCTGTCGCACCATCTCTACTCCTCCCCCCGGGTCTATCTGCGGGAGCTCCTGCAGAACGCCGTCGACGCGATCACCGCGCGGCGCCTGCTCGACCCGTCGGCCCCGGGCCGGATCACCATCCGTACCGGCGTCGACGGCGGCGTCACGGTCGAGGACTCCGGTGTCGGGCTCACCGAGGCCGACGTCCACACCTTCCTGGCCACCATCGGCCGCTCCTCCAAGCGGGGCGCCGACGGCAATCTGGACCTGTCCGCCGCACGCTCCGACTTCATCGGCCAGTTCGGCATCGGCCTGCTCGCCTGCTTCGTCGTCGCCGACGAGATCACCGTGGTGTCGCGCAGCGCCCGGGAACCGGGTGCGCCCGCCGTCGAATGGCGCGGCCGCAGCGACGGCACGTACAGCCTCCGACGGCTGCCGAGCGGGGCCGTCGCTCAGCCCGGCACCACGGTGACCCTGGCCCCCCGCGCCGACGGCAGCGAGTGGCTTGAGCCCGGACGAGTGCTCCAACTGGCCCGGCACTTCGGGTCGTTGCTCCGCCACGAGGTCGACGTGGTGGACCGGCACGGCGACGTGGTCCGGGTGAACGACACCCCGCCGGTCTGGGAGCGGCCGTACGGCTCACCCTTCGCCCGGCGGGAGGCGCTGGCCGCGTACGGGCGGACGGTCTTCGACTTCACGCCGCTGGACACCATCGACCTGGACATCCCGCTGGTCGGGCTCAAGGGCGTGGCCTTCGTACTGCCGACGCCCGCGCACCCGACCAAGCGGTCCGGCAACCGGGTGCACCTCAAGGGCATGCTGCTGTCCGACCAGGCCACCGAACTGGTCCCGGACTGGGCCTTCTTCGTGTCCTGCGTGGTGGACACCACCGGCCTGCGCCCGACCGCCTCGCGGGAGGCGCTGTACGAGGACGAGACGCTGGCCGCCGTCCGCGACGCGATCGGCGAGCGCATCCGCCAGTGGCTGACCGGACTCGCCGCCTCAGACCTGGCGCTGCTGCGGCGCTTCCTGGACGTGCACCACCTCGCCGTCAAGGCGCTGGCCAGGTACGACGACCAACTGCTGGCGCTGCTGCTGCCGTGGCTGCCCTTCGAGACCACGGACGGCACGGTCAGCCTGGACGAGTTCAGCCGCGCCCACCCGGTGGTGCTGGTCACTCAGACCGTCGAGGAGTTCCGGCAGGTCGCGCCGATCGCGGCCGCCGCCGGGCTCGGGGTGGTCAACGGCGGCTACACCTACGACCGGGAGCTGGTGCACCAGCTCCCGCAGGTCCGGCCCGGTGTCAGCGTCGCGGACCTGGACCCGGAGACGGTCACCGCGCACCTCGACAGCGTCGACCCGGCGGCCGAGCTCGCCGCCGCCGCGTTCCTGGCGCGCGCCCGTGCGGTGGCGGACCGGTTCGACACCGATGTGGCGCTGCGCTCCTTCCAGCCCGTCGGGGTGCCCGCGATGCTGGTGGACAACCGGGAGGCCCGCCATGAGCGCCGGCGTTCCGAACTGTCGTCCGGTGCAGACGAGTTGTGGGCCGGGATCCTCGGCTCGCTGAGCTCGTCCGCGCCACGCGCCCAGCTGATCCTCAACCACCTCAACCCGCTGATCCGCAGGCTCGCGGAGCTGGCCGGGACGGTCGACCCGCAGCTGTCCGAGACGGCGATCGAGGCGCTCTACGGCCAGGCCCTGCTGTTGTCCCGGCGACCGCTGCGTCCGACGGACCACGCGCTGCTCAACCGCTCGTTCCTGGGCCTGCTGGAGTTCGCGACCCAGGCCGCCGGCACCAGCCCTGGCACTACTGGCACCGGCACCACAACCGGGGAGGCCCGCTGA
- a CDS encoding G1 family glutamic endopeptidase, giving the protein MSPTPDSVPDPSSSPAPSPDSRPRHRALRRPRRLAAIGLGTVTALVAAGAVVHSAGAATVTKGTGYNFGSGYSAINGTFTSVTANWIQPSAVCAGGNQQTGFWVGLSGAGTIAQTGTAANCNGTTPDYYAWWEMYPAAGVPMTVKTAPGDHIHASVTYKGNNVFTLTLANVTQGWTRTETETQVSTGGTPTSANVIVEANSDNGDAGTSGSVTDFGSVTFGGATANGKSLGSYDLWTGNLQDMKGVQEDSVSALSGGRKFTATWLSAGG; this is encoded by the coding sequence ATGAGTCCTACCCCCGACTCCGTTCCCGACCCGAGTTCGAGCCCGGCTCCGAGCCCCGACTCCCGCCCCCGCCACCGGGCGCTCCGCCGCCCGCGCCGTCTCGCAGCCATCGGCCTCGGGACGGTCACCGCTCTCGTCGCCGCCGGGGCGGTGGTGCACAGCGCCGGTGCGGCCACCGTCACCAAGGGCACCGGGTACAACTTCGGGTCCGGCTACTCGGCGATCAACGGGACCTTCACCTCGGTGACGGCGAACTGGATCCAGCCGTCCGCCGTCTGCGCCGGGGGCAACCAGCAGACCGGCTTCTGGGTCGGGCTCAGCGGCGCCGGCACCATCGCGCAGACCGGCACCGCCGCGAACTGCAACGGCACCACGCCGGACTACTACGCCTGGTGGGAGATGTACCCGGCGGCCGGCGTGCCGATGACCGTGAAGACCGCGCCGGGCGACCACATCCATGCCTCGGTCACCTACAAGGGGAACAACGTGTTCACCCTGACCCTGGCCAATGTCACCCAGGGCTGGACCAGGACCGAGACCGAGACCCAGGTCTCCACCGGTGGCACCCCCACCTCGGCGAACGTGATCGTCGAGGCCAACTCCGACAACGGCGACGCCGGCACGTCGGGCAGCGTCACCGACTTCGGCTCGGTGACCTTCGGCGGCGCCACCGCCAACGGCAAGAGCCTCGGCAGCTACGACCTGTGGACCGGCAACCTCCAGGACATGAAGGGCGTCCAGGAGGACTCCGTCTCGGCCCTGAGCGGTGGCCGCAAGTTCACCGCCACCTGGCTGAGCGCCGGGGGCTGA
- a CDS encoding PQQ-binding-like beta-propeller repeat protein: MARSRAGLLVPLCAAALLVGTAACGGSGTVAAPAPAPLTLTPGSRHPAPLLPGDSTTYHHDAARSGSVTGLPQAGPIRRAWSTALDGAVYGQPLVVRGTVVAATENDTLYGLSGTDGHILWQRHIGTPARLDELPCGNIDPLGITGTPVYEPTTGLVFAVAELSGGRHLLVGVDPATGALVTRREVEPPRGDPRAHQQRGALAAVDGRVLIAYGGLYGDCGDYIGSVVSVPAEGSGPVRDYAVPTGREGGIWATGGPVVTGSGGTTRIFVSVGNGESSTGYDGSDSVLDLTPALTRADWFAPATWADDNSRDLDLGSMTPAMVGRYVLIVGKRGTGFVLDSTRLGGTGGQLSQAPVCSAYGTAAVQGSSAFVPCDHALARVDIGPDGALRTAWRIPLGAAGSPAVGGGAVWVVDYASGTLNALDPATGRSLAEAPTGPVPHFASPVLSGSRVLLGTGNGVTAFSGG, encoded by the coding sequence ATGGCGCGTTCCCGGGCAGGGCTGCTGGTCCCGCTCTGCGCTGCCGCGCTGCTGGTCGGCACCGCGGCCTGCGGCGGCTCGGGGACCGTCGCCGCGCCGGCCCCCGCGCCGCTCACGCTCACCCCGGGCAGCCGCCACCCGGCCCCGCTGCTCCCCGGTGACTCGACGACCTACCACCATGACGCGGCCCGCAGCGGCTCGGTGACCGGCCTGCCGCAGGCGGGTCCGATCCGGCGGGCCTGGAGCACGGCCCTCGACGGCGCGGTCTACGGCCAGCCGCTGGTCGTCCGCGGCACCGTCGTCGCGGCGACCGAGAACGACACCCTCTACGGCCTGAGCGGGACCGACGGCCACATCCTCTGGCAGCGCCACATCGGCACTCCGGCCCGCCTGGACGAGCTGCCCTGCGGCAACATCGACCCGCTGGGCATCACCGGAACCCCGGTCTACGAGCCGACGACCGGCCTGGTCTTCGCCGTCGCCGAGCTCAGCGGCGGACGTCATCTGCTGGTGGGGGTCGACCCGGCCACCGGCGCGCTGGTGACCCGGCGCGAGGTGGAGCCCCCGCGCGGCGATCCCCGCGCCCACCAGCAGCGGGGCGCGCTGGCCGCGGTCGACGGCAGGGTGCTGATCGCCTACGGCGGGCTGTACGGGGACTGCGGCGACTACATCGGCAGCGTGGTCTCCGTGCCTGCCGAGGGCAGCGGGCCGGTGCGCGACTACGCTGTGCCCACCGGCCGCGAGGGCGGGATCTGGGCGACCGGAGGCCCAGTGGTGACCGGCAGCGGCGGCACCACCAGGATCTTCGTCTCGGTGGGCAACGGCGAGTCCAGCACCGGCTACGACGGATCGGACTCGGTCCTGGACCTCACCCCCGCGCTGACCCGCGCCGACTGGTTCGCGCCGGCCACCTGGGCCGACGACAACAGCCGGGATCTCGACCTGGGCTCGATGACCCCGGCCATGGTCGGCCGCTATGTGCTGATCGTGGGCAAGCGCGGCACCGGCTTCGTCCTCGACTCCACCCGTCTCGGCGGCACCGGTGGCCAGCTGTCGCAGGCGCCGGTCTGCAGCGCGTACGGCACCGCGGCAGTGCAGGGCAGCTCCGCCTTCGTGCCCTGCGACCACGCCCTGGCCCGGGTGGACATCGGGCCGGACGGTGCGCTCCGCACCGCCTGGCGCATCCCGCTGGGCGCGGCCGGCTCACCGGCCGTCGGCGGTGGCGCGGTCTGGGTCGTCGACTACGCGTCGGGCACGCTGAACGCCCTGGACCCCGCAACCGGCCGTTCCCTCGCCGAGGCGCCGACCGGCCCCGTCCCCCACTTCGCCTCGCCGGTGCTCAGCGGCTCCCGCGTGCTGCTGGGCACCGGCAACGGGGTCACCGCCTTCAGCGGCGGCTGA
- a CDS encoding SpoIIE family protein phosphatase, whose protein sequence is MLNDASSPLAQEILRQMLDGTTAGVGVLDRELRYAYVNPTLARMNGVPPEEHLGRTIGEVVPGIDAREDVLWLVLGDGIPREVTSSGHTRAGSDRERRYWHGAYHRIEDDGQVLGIIGIVLEVTDAREQQHALEEARARLAMLDRAATVIGTTLDMDTTCEELATFLVPTLADIATVEVIPVDGITELRPPPPGVLRLRRAAMAALPRLRERSRMFEAPGQYVDYQPGSAIPRCLETGQPIVENLPSDEALSRSAPDPQRVARYREAGIHSAMVIPLSARGAPVGTLTMVRAGGSPAFTDQDIVTAQDLAGRAAISLDNARRYTREHHIALQLQRALLSGPSHPHPGLEIATRYLPSGTSALVGGDWFDSVRLSDERTLLVIGDVMGHGVAAAVDMSHYSATLRVVADEGLPPHEILARMDALMARVSGERPATCLLALVDARHGICTYSSAGHLPPAVVDHHNRLQLLDVPTGPPLGTGQGGYASFTRPCVGGDTLLLYTDGLVERRGEDIDRSLQRLTEIQLPPDPPLDRLLDDLLEQLMRYGTDAEDDVAVLAARCTLPQERR, encoded by the coding sequence GTGCTGAACGACGCCTCCTCGCCGCTGGCGCAGGAGATCCTGCGACAGATGCTGGACGGCACCACGGCCGGGGTCGGGGTGCTGGACCGTGAGCTGCGCTACGCCTATGTCAACCCGACCCTGGCCCGGATGAACGGCGTGCCGCCGGAGGAGCACCTGGGCCGCACCATCGGCGAGGTAGTGCCCGGGATCGACGCCAGGGAGGACGTGCTGTGGCTGGTCCTGGGCGACGGCATCCCCAGGGAGGTGACCTCCAGCGGCCACACCCGGGCCGGGTCCGACCGTGAGCGGCGCTACTGGCACGGCGCGTACCACCGCATCGAGGACGACGGGCAGGTGCTGGGCATCATCGGCATCGTGCTGGAGGTCACCGACGCCCGGGAGCAGCAGCACGCCCTGGAGGAGGCCCGGGCCCGGCTGGCGATGCTGGACCGGGCGGCCACCGTGATCGGCACCACCCTGGACATGGACACCACCTGCGAGGAGCTGGCCACCTTCCTGGTGCCCACCCTCGCCGACATCGCCACGGTGGAGGTGATCCCGGTGGACGGCATCACCGAGCTGCGGCCACCGCCCCCGGGGGTGCTGCGGCTGCGCCGCGCCGCGATGGCGGCACTGCCGCGGCTGCGCGAACGGTCGCGGATGTTCGAGGCCCCCGGCCAGTACGTGGACTACCAGCCCGGATCGGCCATCCCGCGCTGTCTGGAGACCGGGCAGCCGATCGTCGAGAACCTGCCCAGCGACGAGGCGCTGAGCCGCTCCGCACCGGACCCGCAGCGGGTGGCCCGCTACCGGGAGGCGGGCATCCACTCCGCGATGGTGATCCCGCTCTCGGCGCGGGGGGCGCCGGTCGGCACCCTCACCATGGTCCGCGCGGGCGGCTCCCCCGCCTTCACCGACCAGGACATCGTCACCGCCCAGGACCTGGCCGGACGTGCCGCGATCAGCCTGGACAACGCCCGCCGCTACACCCGCGAGCACCACATCGCCCTGCAGCTGCAGCGCGCCCTGCTGTCGGGCCCCAGCCATCCGCATCCGGGCCTGGAGATCGCCACCCGCTACCTGCCCTCCGGCACCAGCGCGCTGGTCGGCGGCGACTGGTTCGACAGCGTCCGGCTGTCCGACGAGCGGACCCTGCTGGTCATCGGCGACGTCATGGGCCACGGCGTCGCCGCGGCCGTGGACATGAGCCACTACAGCGCGACACTGCGCGTGGTCGCCGACGAGGGGCTGCCGCCGCACGAGATCCTGGCACGGATGGACGCCCTGATGGCCCGGGTGTCCGGGGAGCGGCCGGCCACCTGCCTGCTGGCCCTGGTCGACGCCCGCCACGGCATCTGCACCTACTCCAGCGCCGGCCATCTGCCGCCCGCGGTCGTGGACCACCACAACCGGCTGCAGCTCCTGGACGTGCCGACCGGCCCGCCGCTGGGCACCGGCCAGGGCGGCTACGCCTCGTTCACCCGGCCCTGCGTCGGCGGGGACACCCTGCTGCTCTACACCGACGGACTGGTGGAGCGCCGCGGCGAGGACATCGACCGCTCGCTGCAACGGCTGACGGAGATTCAGCTCCCGCCCGACCCACCGCTGGACCGGCTGCTGGACGACCTCCTGGAGCAGCTGATGCGCTACGGCACCGACGCCGAGGACGACGTCGCCGTGCTCGCGGCCCGGTGCACACTGCCCCAGGAGCGGCGCTAG
- a CDS encoding molybdopterin-dependent oxidoreductase, giving the protein MTATTHRTCPLCEATCGLTVTIGPGPEGAGEAIGVRGDAEDPFSRGYICPKGVALGQLHSDPARLRTPLVRRGSSWTEVSWDEAFAEGGRLLAPLLREHGADSVGVYLGNPTVHNLGLSLYSRTLMQALGTGYRFSASTVDQMPKQVASGLMYGTELSIAIPDIDRTDYLLVLGANPMVSNGSLLTAPDLPGRLRALRRRGGRLVVVDPRRTRTAEIADEHLAIRPGTDALLLAGIARTLIEEGLADPGPRVAPHLNGLDELGVALKPFTPEAVAAATRIPADTVRRIARELAAAPSAAVYGRIGTTTTAYGTAASWLVDVVNTLTGNLDRPGGVMWPEPAAGSPTTTGEPGRGRGVRVPGSRRTRVRGLPSVFGEFPAGALAEEIDTPSADADGSANGPASGSGARLRGLITIAGNPVLSTPNSSRLGTALASLDAMVSVDAYLNETTRHAHVVLPAASPLARSHYDLVFASFSIRNTAHWSPPSLPLGPGELDESEVLLRLAAAALGGTVTAQQLDDLTAADTARRIAADPSSPAHGRDPEELLAAVAHRSRQERLLDLMLRGGPYGDGFGAKPEGLSLDVLAAAPHGLDLGPLRPRLPGVLRTPSGRVELAPPQLLAEAARLADHLAELGSAPTDGLLLIGRRQLRSNNSWMHNVPLLAGGSNRCTLQLHPADAERLGIDTGQQVQVRSRVGELHAEAEVTDGVMPGVVSLPHGWGHDDPATRLPLAAREPGVNSNVLTDEIPLDLLSGTAVLNGIPVEVRGVVAAAP; this is encoded by the coding sequence ATGACTGCCACCACGCACCGCACCTGCCCGCTGTGCGAGGCGACCTGCGGGCTCACCGTCACCATCGGTCCCGGCCCCGAGGGCGCCGGTGAGGCGATCGGGGTGCGCGGGGACGCCGAGGACCCGTTCAGCCGCGGCTACATCTGTCCCAAGGGCGTCGCCCTCGGCCAGCTGCACTCGGACCCGGCCCGGCTGCGCACGCCGCTGGTCCGGCGGGGCAGCAGCTGGACCGAGGTCAGCTGGGACGAGGCGTTCGCCGAGGGGGGACGGCTGCTGGCGCCGCTGCTGCGGGAGCACGGAGCCGACAGCGTCGGCGTCTACCTGGGCAATCCGACCGTGCACAACCTCGGACTGAGCCTCTACAGCCGCACCCTGATGCAGGCCCTGGGCACCGGCTACCGCTTCAGCGCCAGCACCGTCGACCAGATGCCCAAGCAGGTCGCCTCCGGGCTGATGTACGGGACCGAACTGTCGATCGCCATCCCCGACATCGACCGCACCGACTACCTGCTCGTCCTCGGCGCCAACCCGATGGTGTCCAACGGCAGCCTGCTCACCGCCCCCGACCTGCCCGGACGGCTCCGCGCCCTGCGTCGGCGCGGCGGACGGCTGGTCGTGGTCGACCCGCGGCGCACCCGTACCGCCGAGATCGCCGACGAGCACCTGGCCATCCGCCCGGGCACCGACGCGCTGCTGCTCGCCGGGATCGCCCGGACGCTGATCGAGGAGGGCCTGGCCGACCCGGGACCCCGGGTGGCTCCCCACCTCAACGGCCTGGACGAACTCGGCGTCGCCCTCAAGCCGTTCACCCCGGAGGCAGTGGCCGCCGCGACCCGGATCCCGGCCGACACCGTGCGCAGGATCGCCCGGGAGCTCGCCGCCGCCCCCAGCGCCGCCGTCTACGGCCGGATCGGGACCACCACCACCGCCTATGGCACCGCGGCGAGTTGGCTGGTCGACGTGGTCAATACGCTGACCGGCAACCTGGACCGCCCCGGCGGGGTGATGTGGCCCGAACCGGCAGCCGGCTCGCCCACGACCACGGGGGAGCCCGGACGGGGGCGAGGCGTGCGGGTACCCGGCTCCCGCCGCACCAGGGTCCGCGGCCTCCCCAGCGTCTTCGGTGAGTTCCCGGCCGGGGCCCTGGCCGAGGAGATCGACACACCGTCAGCGGACGCGGACGGTTCGGCGAACGGCCCCGCGTCCGGGTCCGGGGCCCGGCTGCGCGGCTTGATCACCATCGCCGGCAACCCGGTCCTGTCGACCCCCAACAGCTCCCGCCTCGGCACAGCACTGGCCTCGCTCGACGCCATGGTCAGCGTCGACGCCTACCTCAACGAGACGACCCGGCACGCGCATGTCGTCCTGCCCGCCGCGTCCCCGCTCGCCCGCAGCCACTACGACCTGGTGTTCGCCTCCTTCTCGATCCGCAACACCGCCCACTGGTCGCCCCCGAGCCTGCCGCTCGGCCCCGGCGAGCTGGACGAGTCCGAGGTACTGCTGCGACTCGCCGCCGCCGCGCTCGGCGGCACCGTCACCGCCCAGCAGCTCGACGACCTCACCGCCGCCGACACCGCCCGCCGCATCGCCGCCGACCCCTCCTCCCCGGCTCACGGCCGCGACCCCGAGGAACTCCTCGCAGCCGTCGCCCACCGCAGCCGCCAGGAGCGCCTGCTCGACCTGATGCTGCGCGGCGGCCCCTACGGCGACGGCTTCGGCGCCAAGCCGGAGGGCCTCAGCCTGGACGTCCTCGCCGCCGCCCCGCACGGCCTCGACCTCGGCCCGCTGCGCCCCCGCCTGCCCGGAGTCCTCCGCACCCCCAGCGGCAGGGTCGAACTCGCGCCCCCGCAACTGCTCGCCGAGGCCGCCCGACTGGCCGACCACCTGGCCGAGCTCGGTTCCGCCCCGACGGACGGCCTGCTCCTGATCGGCCGCAGGCAGCTGCGCTCCAACAACTCCTGGATGCACAACGTCCCGCTGCTCGCAGGCGGCAGCAACCGCTGCACCCTCCAGCTCCACCCGGCGGACGCCGAACGCCTCGGCATCGACACCGGCCAGCAGGTCCAGGTCCGCTCCCGGGTCGGCGAACTCCACGCCGAGGCCGAGGTCACCGACGGCGTCATGCCGGGCGTCGTCAGCCTCCCCCACGGCTGGGGCCACGACGACCCGGCCACCCGCCTCCCCCTCGCCGCCCGCGAACCGGGCGTCAACAGCAACGTCCTGACGGACGAGATCCCCCTCGACCTGCTGTCCGGAACCGCCGTCCTGAACGGAATCCCGGTGGAGGTACGGGGGGTGGTGGCAGCAGCACCGTAG
- a CDS encoding discoidin domain-containing protein produces MVAVLAALVLTVTQSPARAAGTLLSQGKPATASSTENATFPASAAFDGDTGTRWSSAFSDPQWIQVDLGSEATVSQVVLQWEAAYASAFQIQVSDTGTGNWTTVYSTTTATGGTQTLNLTGTGRYVRMNGTARATAYGYSLWEFQVYGTPVTSGACGTANAALNHPATASSAESATFPASAAFDGDTGTRWSSAFSDPQWIQVDLGSSQQICQVVLQWEAAYATAFQIQVSDTGTGNWTTVYSTTTATGGTQTLNLTGTGRYVRMNGTARATAYGYSLWEFQVHTGASATASPTASASPTSSTTPDPNGFWGDTSTIPAAQNVVEVKILNRTNGKYPDSQVYWSFNGQTHSIADQPYLDMPANSAGRMYFYLGSPTSQYFDFIEFTVGASVFNGNTTRVDAFGLKLAMRLHAKDGYDVQVGEDQQTFAEDRSVTFQKFIDSVPAEFKVLAQTQAPYRIIAPGSDPSFQTGGVNAGYFTAYANSVGVNAPTSDIFGCAGVLASNPNECAALNRHVATLTTAQQSDPTQYYLAAPANYYAKFWHDHDINNLAYGFPYDDVAGQSSFISHSNPQWLEVAVGW; encoded by the coding sequence ATGGTCGCCGTACTCGCCGCCCTGGTCCTGACCGTGACCCAGTCGCCCGCACGGGCAGCAGGCACGCTGCTCTCTCAGGGAAAGCCCGCAACCGCCTCCTCCACCGAGAACGCCACCTTCCCCGCCTCGGCCGCCTTCGACGGCGACACCGGCACCCGCTGGTCCAGCGCATTCAGCGATCCGCAGTGGATCCAGGTCGACCTCGGCTCCGAGGCCACCGTCAGCCAGGTCGTCCTGCAGTGGGAGGCGGCGTACGCGAGCGCCTTCCAGATCCAGGTCTCCGACACCGGAACCGGCAACTGGACCACCGTCTACTCCACCACCACCGCAACCGGCGGCACCCAGACCCTCAACCTCACCGGCACCGGACGCTACGTCAGAATGAACGGCACCGCCCGCGCCACCGCCTACGGCTACTCCCTCTGGGAGTTCCAGGTGTACGGGACTCCGGTCACCAGCGGCGCCTGCGGCACGGCCAATGCGGCGCTGAACCATCCGGCCACCGCGTCCTCGGCCGAGAGCGCCACCTTCCCCGCCTCGGCCGCCTTCGACGGCGACACCGGCACCCGCTGGTCCAGCGCGTTCAGCGATCCGCAGTGGATCCAGGTCGACCTGGGCTCCTCCCAGCAGATCTGCCAGGTCGTCCTGCAGTGGGAGGCCGCGTACGCGACCGCCTTCCAGATCCAGGTCTCCGACACCGGAACCGGCAACTGGACCACCGTCTACTCCACCACCACCGCAACCGGCGGAACCCAGACCCTCAACCTCACCGGCACCGGACGCTACGTCAGAATGAACGGCACCGCCCGCGCCACCGCCTACGGCTACTCCCTCTGGGAGTTCCAGGTCCACACCGGCGCGTCCGCGACCGCCAGCCCGACCGCCTCCGCCAGCCCGACCAGTTCCACCACCCCTGACCCGAACGGCTTCTGGGGCGACACCAGCACCATCCCGGCGGCGCAGAACGTCGTCGAGGTCAAGATCCTCAACCGCACCAACGGCAAGTACCCCGACAGCCAGGTGTACTGGAGCTTCAACGGCCAGACCCACTCGATCGCCGACCAGCCCTACCTGGACATGCCTGCCAACTCCGCCGGGCGCATGTACTTCTACCTGGGGTCCCCGACCAGTCAGTACTTCGACTTCATCGAGTTCACCGTTGGAGCCAGCGTCTTCAACGGCAACACCACCCGGGTGGACGCCTTCGGCCTGAAACTGGCGATGCGCCTGCACGCCAAGGACGGCTACGACGTCCAGGTCGGCGAGGACCAGCAGACCTTCGCCGAGGACCGGTCGGTCACCTTCCAGAAGTTCATCGACTCGGTGCCGGCCGAGTTCAAGGTACTGGCGCAGACCCAGGCTCCGTACCGGATCATCGCCCCCGGCAGCGACCCCAGCTTCCAGACCGGCGGCGTGAACGCCGGCTACTTCACCGCCTACGCCAATTCGGTCGGCGTCAACGCCCCGACCTCCGACATCTTCGGCTGCGCCGGCGTCCTCGCGAGCAACCCGAACGAGTGCGCCGCCCTCAACCGCCATGTGGCCACCCTGACCACGGCCCAGCAGTCCGACCCCACCCAGTACTACCTCGCCGCCCCGGCCAACTACTACGCCAAGTTCTGGCACGACCACGACATCAACAACCTCGCCTACGGCTTCCCCTACGACGACGTCGCAGGCCAGTCCTCCTTCATCTCCCACTCGAACCCGCAGTGGCTGGAGGTCGCGGTCGGCTGGTAG